Proteins encoded in a region of the Corynebacterium breve genome:
- the recF gene encoding DNA replication/repair protein RecF (All proteins in this family for which functions are known are DNA-binding proteins that assist the filamentation of RecA onto DNA for the initiation of recombination or recombinational repair.) yields the protein MYLRQLDLRDFRSWPELHLDLEPGVTVFSGRNGFGKTNIVEAIGYCAHLSSHRVPTDQPLIRHGAEDSRVSATTVNDGRELTTHLLIKARGANQAQINRTKLKSTREILGVLRTVLFAPEDLALVKGDPSERRKFLDDLIAIRTPRIAGAKADFDKVLRQRNALLKSSGLTLRRGYDDPEGATALTTLDVWDAQLARTGALVIAARLSLIDELAPLIHDSYAAIAPESRPAAVVYVSTVDQAVEELTGASTRDPAVIEAAMLSELGRRRKNEIERGVTLVGPHRDDLQLILGDQPAKGFASHGESWSFALSLHLAEFQLLALEGSDPVLILDDVFAELDAKRRQRLVHVAEQAEQVLITAAVGDDLPGNLDDAVAARYVVTMNETEEGRMSTIEKVGETT from the coding sequence GTGTATTTGCGACAGCTAGATCTGCGTGACTTCCGCTCGTGGCCTGAACTCCACCTCGATCTTGAGCCAGGGGTCACCGTCTTTTCCGGCCGCAACGGCTTTGGCAAGACCAATATCGTGGAGGCGATCGGCTACTGCGCGCACCTTTCCAGTCACCGAGTCCCCACGGATCAGCCGTTAATACGTCACGGTGCCGAAGATTCACGCGTTTCCGCAACCACGGTGAATGACGGCCGCGAGCTCACAACGCACCTTTTGATCAAGGCTCGCGGCGCAAACCAAGCGCAGATCAACCGGACGAAGCTCAAATCAACCCGCGAAATTCTTGGTGTTTTGCGCACCGTGCTTTTTGCGCCGGAGGATTTGGCGTTAGTTAAGGGCGATCCGTCGGAGCGTCGCAAATTTCTCGACGATCTCATCGCCATCCGCACACCACGCATCGCAGGCGCAAAGGCCGACTTTGACAAAGTCCTGCGCCAACGCAACGCACTTCTCAAGTCTTCCGGTCTCACGCTGCGTCGCGGTTACGACGATCCTGAAGGTGCTACTGCCTTGACCACCTTGGATGTCTGGGATGCACAGTTGGCCCGCACCGGTGCTCTCGTCATCGCCGCACGCCTTTCGCTTATCGACGAGCTCGCGCCCCTCATCCACGATTCGTACGCAGCGATTGCGCCGGAATCCCGACCTGCTGCAGTCGTCTACGTTTCTACCGTGGACCAGGCCGTGGAAGAACTCACTGGGGCATCAACCAGAGATCCCGCGGTGATCGAGGCTGCGATGCTCTCCGAACTTGGCCGACGTCGCAAAAACGAGATTGAGCGCGGTGTCACCCTCGTTGGCCCGCATCGCGATGACTTGCAGTTGATCTTGGGTGACCAGCCTGCAAAAGGATTTGCCAGCCACGGCGAATCCTGGTCGTTCGCTCTCTCGCTCCACCTTGCAGAGTTCCAGCTGCTGGCCTTAGAGGGTTCTGACCCCGTGCTCATTCTCGACGACGTCTTCGCCGAGCTCGACGCCAAGCGCCGCCAACGCCTAGTGCATGTTGCGGAACAAGCCGAGCAAGTGCTGATCACCGCAGCGGTGGGCGACGATCTCCCCGGCAACCTCGATGATGCTGTAGCAGCTCGTTATGTCGTCACGATGAACGAGACGGAAGAAGGCAGGATGTCCACCATCGAAAAGGTTGGGGAGACGACATGA
- a CDS encoding DciA family protein encodes MTHEADDLVANAFQEVRKQARKRGRVPDLSHQGKNVVPRRAGRALSSSSDGPDARVPGLDLNVDEKQRYRGPGRMSGPDGRAPRKSFQVSSMNDLLKKEIRNRDWAKPLAHGWVMGSWEELVGEKIAQHTQVDMVKDGIVFISTDTTAWAAQLRNMKPIILQKLTDTIGEGIITDVKVNPPRTKSWRYGPLHVKGRGPRDTYG; translated from the coding sequence ATGACGCACGAAGCCGATGATCTCGTCGCCAATGCATTCCAGGAAGTACGCAAGCAGGCGCGTAAACGAGGACGCGTCCCAGATCTAAGCCATCAGGGCAAAAATGTTGTCCCACGTCGGGCAGGGCGGGCGTTGTCGTCGTCAAGCGATGGCCCGGATGCACGGGTGCCCGGGCTCGATCTCAACGTCGACGAGAAGCAACGCTACCGAGGTCCTGGACGTATGAGCGGCCCAGACGGGCGTGCGCCGCGAAAGTCATTCCAGGTCAGCAGTATGAATGACCTGTTGAAGAAGGAAATCCGCAACCGCGATTGGGCCAAACCGCTGGCGCACGGATGGGTGATGGGCAGCTGGGAAGAGCTCGTCGGCGAGAAGATCGCGCAGCACACGCAAGTAGATATGGTCAAAGATGGCATCGTGTTTATCTCTACAGATACGACAGCGTGGGCGGCGCAGTTGCGGAACATGAAGCCGATCATTCTGCAGAAACTGACGGACACGATCGGTGAGGGGATCATCACCGACGTGAAGGTCAATCCGCCACGCACGAAGAGTTGGCGCTATGGTCCGTTACACGTAAAGGGTCGCGGTCCGCGCGACACGTACGGCTAA
- the gyrB gene encoding DNA topoisomerase (ATP-hydrolyzing) subunit B: MATTESHYDASSITILEGLEAVRKRPGMYIGSTGPRGLHHLIWEVVDNSVDEAMAGYADRVDVTLKEDGSVEVIDNGRGIPVEMHPTGAPTVQVVMTQLHAGGKFDSESYAVSGGLHGVGISVVNALSTRVEADIKRDGKHWIQNFEMAVPEPLVEGGNARGTGTTIRFWPDAEIFETVDFDYDTIARRLQEMAFLNKGLTITLKDERVTEEELELEALAESGDTAEILDGDSFDDEALEEAPADQSEAGAEIAPKKTIKREKKVVYHYPDGLKDYVNHLNRSKNEIHPTIVGFENKGDGHEVEVAMQWNSGYKESVHTFANTINTHEGGTHEEGFRSALTTLMNRYARDHKLLKEKDPNLTGDDCREGLAAVVSVRVADPQFEGQTKTKLGNTEIKGFVQRSVNEHLAFWFDANPAEAKAIVNKAVASSHARVAARKARDLVRRKSATDMGGLPGKLADCRTKDPIAAELFIVEGDSAGGSAKQGRDSMYQAILPLRGKILNVEKARMDRILKNNEVQAIITALGTGINEEFDLKKLRYHKIVLMADADVDGQHIATLLLTLLFRFMPELIEEGHVFLANPPLYKLKWQKGEPGYAYSDAERDKELEEGLAAGRKINTDDGIQRYKGLGEMNPNELWETTLDPEHRILRRVELEDAQRADELFSILMGDDVAARRSFITRKAKDVRFLDV, encoded by the coding sequence GTGGCTACCACTGAATCACATTATGATGCTTCATCAATCACGATCCTTGAGGGTCTTGAAGCCGTGCGTAAGCGCCCCGGCATGTACATCGGTTCTACCGGACCGCGCGGACTCCACCACCTCATCTGGGAGGTCGTGGACAACTCGGTCGATGAGGCCATGGCGGGTTACGCAGATCGCGTTGACGTCACCCTGAAAGAAGACGGCAGCGTCGAGGTCATCGACAACGGCCGTGGCATCCCAGTTGAGATGCACCCGACCGGCGCACCGACAGTCCAGGTTGTCATGACCCAGCTGCATGCTGGTGGCAAATTCGACTCGGAGTCCTACGCTGTTTCCGGTGGTCTGCACGGCGTGGGCATTTCCGTAGTCAATGCGCTGTCTACGCGCGTTGAGGCTGATATTAAGCGCGACGGCAAGCATTGGATCCAGAACTTCGAGATGGCCGTGCCTGAACCACTCGTCGAGGGTGGCAACGCGCGCGGCACCGGTACCACCATTCGCTTCTGGCCCGACGCAGAAATCTTCGAAACCGTCGACTTTGACTACGACACTATCGCCCGTCGCCTGCAGGAGATGGCCTTTCTGAACAAGGGCCTAACCATCACGCTGAAAGACGAGCGCGTCACCGAGGAAGAACTTGAACTAGAGGCTCTCGCCGAAAGTGGCGACACCGCCGAAATCCTCGATGGCGATTCCTTCGACGACGAGGCACTGGAAGAAGCACCCGCTGACCAGTCCGAAGCCGGTGCCGAGATCGCGCCAAAGAAGACCATCAAGCGCGAGAAGAAGGTTGTCTACCACTACCCAGACGGCCTGAAAGACTACGTCAACCACCTCAACCGATCCAAGAACGAGATCCACCCAACCATCGTCGGCTTTGAGAACAAGGGCGACGGCCACGAGGTTGAGGTGGCGATGCAGTGGAACTCCGGCTACAAGGAATCCGTCCACACCTTCGCCAACACGATCAATACCCACGAGGGCGGCACCCACGAAGAGGGCTTCCGTTCCGCGCTGACTACTTTGATGAACCGCTACGCGCGCGATCACAAGCTGCTCAAGGAAAAGGATCCGAACCTCACTGGCGACGACTGCCGCGAAGGCCTCGCCGCCGTCGTATCCGTCCGCGTTGCCGATCCACAGTTTGAGGGTCAGACCAAGACTAAGCTGGGCAACACCGAGATCAAGGGCTTTGTCCAGCGCTCCGTCAACGAGCACCTCGCGTTTTGGTTTGACGCCAACCCTGCCGAAGCAAAGGCGATTGTGAACAAGGCTGTGGCGTCCTCGCACGCCCGCGTCGCTGCACGCAAGGCGCGTGACCTGGTGCGTCGCAAGTCCGCAACCGACATGGGTGGCCTGCCAGGCAAGCTCGCCGATTGCCGCACCAAGGATCCGATTGCAGCCGAGCTGTTCATCGTGGAGGGTGACTCTGCAGGCGGTTCCGCAAAGCAGGGTCGTGACTCCATGTACCAGGCGATTCTTCCGCTGCGAGGCAAGATCCTGAACGTGGAAAAGGCGCGCATGGATCGCATCTTGAAGAACAACGAGGTCCAGGCCATCATCACCGCGCTGGGCACCGGTATCAATGAAGAATTCGATCTGAAGAAGCTGCGTTACCACAAGATCGTGCTGATGGCCGACGCCGACGTCGACGGCCAGCACATCGCGACACTGCTGCTCACGCTGTTGTTCCGCTTCATGCCGGAGCTCATCGAAGAGGGCCACGTTTTCCTGGCTAACCCTCCGCTGTACAAGCTGAAATGGCAGAAGGGCGAGCCTGGCTACGCCTACTCCGATGCCGAGCGCGACAAGGAACTCGAAGAAGGCTTGGCCGCCGGCCGCAAGATCAACACCGACGACGGCATCCAGCGCTACAAGGGTCTCGGCGAGATGAACCCGAACGAGCTGTGGGAAACCACCCTCGATCCCGAGCACCGCATCCTGCGCCGGGTGGAACTGGAAGACGCCCAGCGCGCCGACGAGCTCTTCTCCATCCTCATGGGTGACGACGTCGCCGCCCGCCGCTCCTTTATCACCCGCAAGGCAAAGGACGTCCGCTTCCTCGACGTCTAA
- a CDS encoding metallophosphoesterase family protein: MTKIAAFADLHLGAHYAPGSDWVKAELSQRNPDVVVFAGDLFDRHTALAEHEQEGAALFRWITQERQLPVVMIWGNHDVAKGFAFHNRFPAIDGVYRPESFEVESIEVPGVPVVFHAVNVQKKRDKRELIDDFPAAHEPGHVGVFHTGLTGEYTKNNCLPASLDDLSAKGYDAWVLGHIHAPKTLREEPYIGWPGVGRMVDLEV; encoded by the coding sequence ATGACCAAAATAGCTGCGTTCGCCGATCTTCATCTCGGAGCCCACTACGCCCCCGGGAGCGATTGGGTGAAAGCCGAGTTGTCGCAGCGCAACCCTGATGTGGTTGTCTTCGCCGGCGACCTTTTCGACCGCCACACCGCCCTCGCCGAGCACGAACAAGAAGGCGCCGCCCTGTTTCGCTGGATTACTCAGGAGCGTCAACTTCCGGTGGTGATGATCTGGGGCAACCACGACGTCGCCAAAGGATTCGCCTTTCACAATCGCTTTCCTGCGATCGACGGCGTGTACCGGCCCGAGTCGTTCGAGGTCGAATCCATCGAAGTTCCCGGTGTGCCAGTGGTATTCCACGCTGTGAATGTGCAGAAGAAACGCGACAAGCGCGAGCTTATCGACGATTTCCCTGCCGCCCACGAACCAGGCCACGTCGGAGTCTTCCATACCGGGCTGACCGGTGAATACACCAAGAACAACTGTCTGCCTGCATCATTGGACGACTTGTCAGCGAAAGGTTACGACGCTTGGGTCCTCGGCCACATTCATGCGCCAAAGACTCTGCGGGAAGAACCGTATATTGGCTGGCCTGGGGTGGGGCGGATGGTTGACCTCGAGGTTTAG
- a CDS encoding DUF6918 family protein: MPELSTLLNEEKRPQVVAELAKLAEDTVSNASGLTGIALKGGVGAAKKMDANIVTTGLDRILPDALGELQPYWTEYIAGEKSGFGPFLAQRDTEVADALLAVGDRAAENAPAAATKIYSGLRGKAQGIIAPVVPQLGELLEKHMA; encoded by the coding sequence ATGCCAGAACTCTCCACCCTGCTCAACGAAGAGAAGCGTCCACAGGTCGTCGCTGAACTTGCAAAACTCGCAGAAGACACCGTGTCCAACGCTTCCGGTCTCACCGGCATCGCATTGAAAGGCGGTGTAGGCGCTGCAAAGAAGATGGACGCAAACATCGTCACCACCGGCCTTGACCGCATCCTCCCCGACGCACTCGGCGAGCTGCAGCCCTACTGGACTGAGTACATCGCCGGCGAGAAGAGCGGATTCGGCCCATTTCTCGCACAGCGCGACACCGAGGTAGCAGACGCACTCCTGGCAGTCGGCGACCGCGCCGCTGAGAACGCGCCAGCCGCAGCCACCAAGATCTACAGCGGGCTACGTGGCAAAGCTCAGGGCATCATTGCGCCGGTGGTCCCCCAGCTTGGCGAGCTGCTAGAAAAGCACATGGCCTAA
- a CDS encoding TetR family transcriptional regulator yields the protein MKLLSSEQLLLLADEFCAVHHVSVRSFAALAAAAAIPGARFDGVFVFDSSEQASAALADGIRRLEPLTSHNREFGAVVAQVYARWAGYPR from the coding sequence ATGAAGCTGCTGAGTTCTGAGCAACTTCTTTTGCTTGCCGACGAGTTCTGCGCCGTTCACCACGTCTCCGTCCGCAGCTTCGCCGCTTTGGCCGCCGCTGCCGCGATCCCCGGCGCACGTTTTGATGGTGTGTTTGTCTTTGACTCCAGTGAGCAGGCCTCCGCAGCATTAGCAGATGGAATCCGCAGGTTAGAGCCGCTAACCTCGCACAACCGAGAATTCGGTGCAGTGGTCGCGCAGGTGTATGCACGGTGGGCGGGTTACCCCCGTTGA
- a CDS encoding CopG family transcriptional regulator gives MAMTLRLTTDEDRALTLLASAWGCSKQVAAKRAVVATATRLLDDASLASLAREMIPGHAALEARMRQARGHEAAEF, from the coding sequence ATGGCAATGACGCTCAGACTCACCACCGACGAGGATCGCGCGCTCACCCTTCTCGCCTCGGCTTGGGGTTGCAGCAAACAGGTCGCGGCCAAGCGTGCGGTTGTTGCTACCGCTACCCGCCTTCTTGACGACGCCTCCCTCGCCTCCCTCGCCCGCGAGATGATCCCCGGCCACGCCGCACTAGAGGCTCGCATGAGACAGGCCCGAGGCCATGAAGCTGCTGAGTTCTGA
- the gyrA gene encoding DNA gyrase subunit A translates to MSDDTLSGDGFDQIIPIDINEEMQTSYIDYAMSVIVGRALPEVRDGMKPVHRRIIYAMYDNGYRPERGYVKSARPVADTMGHFHPHGDTAIYDTLVRLAQPWVMRYPLIDGQGNFGSRGHDGPAAMRYTECKLTPLAMEMVRDIRENAVEFSPNYDGKTKEPDVLPSRVPNLLMNGSSGIAVGMATNIPPHNLNELAEAIFWILANHDADDKTTLDAVMERVKGPDFPTRAMIVGDQGIKDAYTTGRGSIRMRGVAEMEEIGNRQVIVITELPYMVNPDTFIANIADQVTNGKLVGISKIEDESSDRAGMRIVVTLKRDAVPRVVLNNLYKHSQLEANFSANMLSIVDGVPRTLRLDQMLRYYVKHQIDVIVRRTQYRLDEAEKRAHILRGLVKALDMLDEVIALIRRSPTVDEARTGLMDLLDVDEIQADAILAMQLRRLAALERQKIIDELAEIENEIADYKDILAKPERQREIVRDELQEIVDKYGDDRLTRIVAATGDVTEEDLIARENVVVTITSTGYAKRTKVDAYKSQKRGGKGVRGAELKQDDIVKNFFICSTHDWILFFTNFGRVYRLKAYELPEAGRTARGQHVANLLEFQPEERIAQVIQIQSYEDAPYLVLATKGGRVKKSRLTDYESARSAGLIAINLNESDSLIGAALCGDEDDILLVSEQGQAIRFTADDDQLRPMGRATAGVKGMRFKDDDQLLAMTVAQDGQYLLVATSLGYGKRTAIEEYNAQGRGGMGVMTYKYTPKRGKLIGALAVEEDDQIFAITSAGGVIRTEVDQIRPSSRATMGVRLVDLADDVELLAIDKNVEDEGEEEATAVAKGEKAPEDAMDSTGAPTGVKSGKNNPDDADGDKE, encoded by the coding sequence ATGAGCGACGACACCTTGAGCGGTGACGGCTTCGACCAGATCATCCCCATTGACATCAATGAGGAAATGCAGACTTCCTACATCGACTACGCCATGAGCGTTATTGTGGGCCGTGCACTGCCTGAGGTGCGCGACGGTATGAAGCCGGTCCACCGCCGCATCATCTACGCGATGTATGACAATGGCTACCGACCAGAGCGCGGCTACGTGAAGTCGGCGCGTCCGGTCGCGGACACCATGGGTCACTTCCACCCGCATGGCGATACCGCGATCTACGACACGTTGGTTCGCCTCGCGCAGCCGTGGGTGATGCGCTATCCGCTGATCGACGGGCAAGGTAACTTCGGCTCGCGTGGCCACGACGGCCCGGCTGCGATGCGTTACACGGAGTGCAAGCTCACCCCGCTAGCCATGGAAATGGTTCGCGATATTCGCGAAAACGCAGTCGAATTCTCCCCGAACTACGACGGTAAGACCAAGGAACCAGACGTTTTGCCGTCGCGCGTTCCAAACCTGCTGATGAATGGCTCCTCGGGCATTGCAGTCGGCATGGCGACGAACATCCCGCCGCACAACTTGAACGAGCTGGCAGAGGCAATTTTCTGGATCCTGGCCAACCACGACGCGGACGACAAGACGACTCTTGATGCTGTGATGGAACGCGTCAAGGGCCCAGATTTCCCAACGCGCGCGATGATCGTCGGCGATCAGGGCATCAAAGACGCCTACACCACCGGTCGCGGTTCGATCCGCATGCGCGGTGTCGCGGAGATGGAAGAGATCGGCAACCGCCAGGTCATCGTCATCACCGAGCTGCCGTACATGGTCAACCCGGATACGTTCATCGCAAACATCGCAGACCAGGTGACCAACGGCAAGCTGGTGGGTATTTCGAAGATCGAGGACGAGTCCTCGGACCGCGCTGGCATGCGTATCGTCGTCACGCTGAAGCGCGACGCCGTGCCGCGCGTGGTGCTGAACAACCTGTACAAGCACTCCCAGCTTGAGGCGAACTTCTCGGCCAACATGCTCTCCATCGTCGATGGCGTGCCGCGCACCCTGCGCCTGGACCAGATGTTGCGCTACTACGTGAAGCACCAGATCGACGTCATTGTTCGTCGCACCCAGTACCGCTTGGACGAAGCGGAAAAGCGCGCTCACATCTTGCGCGGTCTGGTCAAGGCGCTCGATATGCTCGACGAGGTCATCGCCCTGATCCGACGCAGCCCAACTGTCGACGAGGCGCGCACCGGCCTGATGGATCTGCTCGACGTTGACGAGATCCAGGCAGACGCCATCCTTGCGATGCAGCTGCGTCGCCTGGCCGCCCTGGAACGCCAGAAGATTATCGACGAACTGGCCGAAATCGAAAACGAAATCGCAGACTACAAGGATATTCTGGCCAAGCCGGAACGCCAGCGCGAAATTGTCCGGGACGAGTTGCAGGAGATCGTCGACAAGTATGGCGATGATCGCTTGACCCGCATTGTTGCCGCAACCGGCGATGTCACCGAGGAAGACCTGATCGCGCGCGAAAACGTCGTGGTCACCATCACCTCCACCGGCTACGCGAAGCGCACCAAGGTCGATGCATACAAGTCCCAGAAGCGCGGCGGCAAGGGCGTACGTGGCGCCGAGCTGAAGCAAGACGACATCGTGAAGAACTTCTTCATCTGTTCTACGCATGACTGGATCTTGTTCTTTACCAACTTTGGCCGTGTATACCGTCTCAAGGCCTACGAACTCCCTGAGGCAGGTCGCACCGCGCGTGGCCAGCACGTGGCTAACCTGCTGGAGTTCCAGCCGGAGGAGCGTATCGCGCAGGTCATTCAGATTCAGTCCTACGAAGATGCGCCTTACCTAGTCCTAGCGACTAAGGGCGGTCGGGTGAAGAAGTCCCGCCTCACCGATTACGAGTCCGCACGTTCTGCAGGCTTGATCGCGATCAACCTCAATGAGAGCGATAGTCTCATCGGCGCGGCACTGTGTGGCGATGAAGATGACATCCTGCTTGTCTCGGAGCAGGGCCAGGCGATCCGCTTCACTGCTGACGACGACCAGCTGCGTCCAATGGGTCGCGCGACCGCAGGCGTGAAGGGTATGCGCTTCAAGGACGACGACCAGCTGTTGGCCATGACCGTGGCGCAGGACGGCCAGTACCTCCTGGTGGCTACCTCGCTGGGTTATGGAAAGCGCACTGCGATCGAGGAGTACAACGCTCAGGGTCGCGGCGGCATGGGTGTGATGACCTACAAGTACACCCCGAAGCGTGGCAAGCTCATCGGTGCTCTTGCTGTCGAGGAAGATGATCAGATCTTCGCGATCACTTCCGCTGGTGGTGTCATCCGCACCGAGGTGGACCAGATCCGTCCTTCGTCGCGCGCGACTATGGGCGTTCGACTTGTCGATTTGGCGGATGACGTCGAGCTTTTGGCTATTGATAAGAACGTCGAGGACGAAGGTGAAGAGGAAGCAACCGCAGTTGCGAAGGGTGAAAAGGCACCTGAGGACGCAATGGACTCCACGGGCGCGCCAACAGGCGTAAAGTCAGGCAAGAATAATCCCGACGACGCCGATGGTGACAAGGAGTAA
- a CDS encoding DUF3566 domain-containing protein yields MATRDVTINKVTPFSAFKVGVVMGLISLVIWLIAVTILYVGMDAAGIIEQVNSLIGGVGGEQLVGFGLVFSAAGLMGIIGTVMMAVLAPLSVVIYNAIAELLGGLSISVADEVKQVEETA; encoded by the coding sequence ATGGCTACTCGCGACGTGACGATCAATAAGGTCACGCCCTTCTCAGCTTTCAAGGTGGGTGTAGTCATGGGGCTGATCAGCCTGGTTATCTGGTTGATCGCCGTGACCATCTTGTACGTCGGCATGGACGCAGCCGGCATCATCGAGCAGGTTAACTCGCTCATCGGTGGCGTCGGCGGAGAGCAGCTTGTTGGCTTTGGTCTGGTCTTCAGCGCAGCCGGCCTCATGGGCATCATCGGCACTGTGATGATGGCTGTGCTCGCGCCATTGAGCGTGGTCATCTACAACGCGATCGCCGAACTTCTCGGCGGCCTGTCCATCTCGGTGGCTGACGAGGTTAAGCAAGTAGAAGAAACCGCTTAA
- a CDS encoding zinc-dependent alcohol dehydrogenase, with product MGPGKDFALGHEFVGVIAEVGEAVENFKVGDRVAAPAALHSGFDHNSRIGQPQASENGGIFGSGDRGLGGAMAEKILVKYADMNLSHIPDEVTDKQALAVGDIRSTGWTAVKEAITGPGQTIVIQGCGPIGLAAVMTAKLSGATTIIASDTIDERIAAAKELGATVVVNSMKENLVDVVMEHTDGYGADATVEAAGVAPTINAWPEILRHGGKVGMVAIPRGEVSLPVAQMVHKNISLWTGLGDLTKMDQLMSFIRKGVIDPTPVFTHDYAFDDIEKAIADVMDRKEGLIKPFIAV from the coding sequence ATGGGTCCAGGCAAGGACTTCGCGCTTGGCCACGAGTTTGTGGGTGTCATCGCCGAAGTCGGAGAAGCAGTAGAAAATTTCAAGGTCGGTGACCGCGTCGCCGCTCCAGCAGCTCTGCACTCCGGTTTTGATCACAACTCGCGTATTGGCCAGCCACAGGCTAGCGAGAACGGCGGCATCTTTGGCTCCGGCGATCGTGGGCTCGGCGGTGCCATGGCAGAGAAGATTCTTGTGAAGTACGCCGACATGAACCTCTCCCATATTCCTGATGAAGTCACTGATAAGCAGGCGCTTGCCGTCGGCGACATTCGTTCCACCGGATGGACCGCAGTGAAGGAAGCAATCACAGGCCCGGGTCAAACCATCGTCATCCAAGGCTGCGGCCCCATCGGACTCGCGGCAGTCATGACGGCAAAGCTCTCGGGCGCAACTACCATCATCGCCTCCGACACCATCGACGAGCGCATCGCCGCCGCAAAGGAACTCGGCGCCACCGTCGTTGTGAACTCCATGAAGGAAAACCTCGTCGACGTCGTGATGGAGCACACCGACGGATACGGCGCAGATGCAACCGTAGAGGCGGCGGGCGTCGCGCCTACCATCAACGCATGGCCAGAGATCCTGCGCCACGGAGGGAAGGTTGGCATGGTCGCTATTCCCAGGGGCGAAGTTAGTCTCCCTGTAGCGCAGATGGTGCACAAGAATATTTCGTTGTGGACCGGTCTCGGTGATCTGACCAAGATGGATCAGTTGATGAGCTTCATCCGCAAGGGGGTCATCGACCCAACCCCAGTGTTTACCCACGATTACGCATTCGATGACATCGAAAAAGCAATCGCCGACGTCATGGATCGCAAGGAAGGCCTAATCAAGCCGTTCATCGCCGTCTAA
- a CDS encoding DMT family transporter — protein sequence MNATIKTKTPLPVKPVGHGKAVLILALGTAFLAFTPIWVKASNMDPATQAFLRVSIGFLALLPFGIWEMKNKQSLPKKGIILSVIAGLFLGIDFTCWNYSIFYVGAGIAAILLNLQVIVVPMLTAIFDKYKIPPVFLILVPIMIVGVLLTGGVFEAAEATGPETIYGIKTSTLGTLLGLTSGICYSFYLYFSRKAGTTAPRKDLYVQPMMYTMAAQMVAPLIWAYTGSSRGGFDFKNGVLIDGQLPMVDPETTVGDPLTAMNWFHLICLAILGQAIAWTFVQWGSVWLDPTLSAGILLLSPVSSVVIAWPLFGEIPSVLQWIGIAMILGTVMYQNGIFDSLFGKKKKPDAGPPADTPSDQTLNS from the coding sequence GTGAATGCGACAATTAAAACCAAGACCCCATTACCCGTGAAGCCTGTGGGCCACGGCAAGGCTGTCCTGATTCTCGCTCTCGGTACTGCGTTCTTGGCTTTCACCCCAATTTGGGTGAAGGCATCGAACATGGACCCTGCGACACAGGCCTTCCTGCGTGTTTCCATTGGTTTCTTGGCCCTCCTCCCATTCGGCATCTGGGAGATGAAGAACAAGCAAAGCCTGCCAAAGAAGGGCATCATCCTTTCTGTCATCGCTGGTCTCTTCCTCGGCATTGACTTCACCTGCTGGAACTACTCAATCTTTTACGTTGGTGCCGGCATCGCAGCAATTCTGCTGAACTTGCAGGTTATCGTCGTGCCAATGCTGACCGCGATCTTTGACAAGTACAAGATTCCACCAGTCTTCCTGATCCTGGTTCCAATCATGATCGTTGGTGTGTTGCTTACCGGTGGCGTTTTCGAAGCAGCTGAAGCAACCGGTCCTGAGACCATTTACGGCATCAAGACCTCGACCTTGGGCACCCTGCTCGGTCTGACCTCTGGCATCTGCTACTCGTTCTACCTGTACTTCTCACGCAAGGCAGGCACCACCGCGCCTCGTAAGGACCTCTACGTCCAGCCAATGATGTACACCATGGCCGCACAGATGGTTGCGCCACTCATCTGGGCTTACACCGGCTCCTCCCGTGGTGGCTTCGATTTCAAGAACGGCGTTCTGATCGACGGCCAGCTGCCAATGGTTGATCCTGAGACCACTGTCGGTGATCCACTGACCGCGATGAACTGGTTCCACCTCATCTGCTTGGCAATCCTTGGCCAGGCAATCGCTTGGACATTCGTTCAGTGGGGTTCGGTCTGGCTTGATCCGACCCTGTCCGCAGGTATCCTGCTGCTCTCCCCAGTTTCCTCGGTTGTCATCGCATGGCCACTGTTCGGTGAGATTCCATCTGTGCTGCAGTGGATCGGTATCGCCATGATTCTGGGAACGGTGATGTACCAAAACGGCATATTCGATAGCCTCTTCGGGAAAAAGAAGAAACCCGATGCAGGCCCACCAGCAGACACACCAAGTGATCAAACATTAAATAGTTAG